In Bradyrhizobium sp. 1(2017), one DNA window encodes the following:
- a CDS encoding outer membrane protein, with product MKKVLLASACLFALAAPASAADLAARPYTKAPIAPAAVYNWTGFYLGVVGGGAWEDANSPAMQGGFVGGTAGYNWQTGSVVFGIEADGAWADVNASATALGITVASKTDALGTVRGRIGWAVNNVLLYGTGGYAWIDNKISITTLGLTVSDSKFHSGWTVGAGVEAFFAPQWSVKGEYLYRSLGSETYFGGVGVPLNSGTLNLHTVQVGVNYHFGGPIVAKY from the coding sequence ATGAAGAAGGTTTTGCTGGCTTCGGCCTGTTTGTTCGCTCTCGCCGCGCCCGCGTCGGCTGCTGACCTGGCGGCTCGTCCGTACACCAAGGCTCCGATTGCTCCGGCTGCTGTGTACAATTGGACCGGCTTCTATCTCGGTGTCGTCGGCGGCGGCGCTTGGGAAGACGCCAACAGCCCGGCAATGCAGGGCGGCTTCGTCGGCGGCACGGCCGGCTACAATTGGCAGACCGGCAGCGTCGTGTTCGGCATCGAGGCCGACGGAGCCTGGGCTGACGTCAACGCCTCGGCGACTGCACTCGGCATCACCGTGGCGTCCAAGACCGACGCGCTCGGAACCGTTCGCGGCCGCATCGGCTGGGCCGTCAACAACGTGCTGTTGTACGGCACCGGCGGCTATGCCTGGATCGACAACAAGATCAGCATCACTACGCTCGGCCTGACCGTCTCCGACAGCAAGTTCCACTCCGGCTGGACCGTCGGTGCGGGCGTCGAAGCGTTCTTCGCGCCGCAGTGGTCGGTCAAGGGCGAGTACCTCTATCGCAGCCTCGGCAGCGAGACCTATTTCGGTGGTGTGGGCGTTCCGCTGAACTCTGGCACGCTCAACCTCCACACCGTGCAGGTCGGCGTGAACTATCACTTCGGCGGCCCGATCGTCGCGAAGTACTGA